The Denticeps clupeoides chromosome 5, fDenClu1.1, whole genome shotgun sequence genome includes a region encoding these proteins:
- the lmo7b gene encoding LIM domain only protein 7b isoform X1: MERRGQPAGSCEATFGEAQRWLEEVTQKPFGNNDFRSALENGVLLCDLINKLKPGIIKRVNRLSTPIAGLDNVNVFLKACEKLGLNEAQLFHPGDLQDVSTRVTVRRKETYRRLKNVLITIYWLGRKAQVDPLYSGPHLNLRAFEGLLGTTLSKTLEDAGCPRSSVRDSGYGEAWFANREDVFPLQPSYRREDSVESLDSVESHTLSVTSDITLIAGSEGCGSDAEAEQGFRMSEVPAPLRRKRGDNHRGCVSPLTRLPLRTCVEKGSKSMGDILVDPADSQHRYQTSVTLDLCLEPVALREVRREQLRCMHIRVKESEAKWQEDLSRWKNRRRSVNLDLHRKWEKRKQMEAIMGRAGEGEEVQDHSDNEAHGKSVSTTCSSTHTLTHTRHEHTSDVVLHSRAPLARSNAVEIANFPGSCPRDLHSFEPPDKGERNQDGALPAEQASHSTCSSQCVDAMPGLPGFPWIDGTIDKTVPLTNGNPQPVSLNNHRVHWVRPVSMDCSDPQTGSSVDHGGPVDTQTDSFLQPSEDLQQQSLASVIQPRTPNYKQMGVSRLSSTLPRGFRRSEGSSRLSTGVTPRPFGAKSSAVSTLKYSKDDSHRSLLSGQKNRAPIPSFFTQTRKVITHTDLEQLSKDAEEDRVEQSKGWSSVDSGQSPVCKSRAFFPLSKAASLPDRGLGGRDRQVCYREMRISLNQRPNSSTDFGFETHWDSSGAYITFVQPGSPAELCQLQVGYEILAVSGQQVAEMSHGEWKASMADAMQKGSLLIDVRCHGNNGHPEHHISAASKPVVNGQPASSVSCEAESHSVNDAAVTFSNNGGSESAISDLQVPSISASSLSWSWDAEDERRRQEKWQREQERLLQEKYQRDQQRLEEEWQRAQQEVCGGEFGVIKDQISGEVTNGNDCPFSPSPFQSQTTPSTVVDSIQHMLEGPLEPAVESGLNEDRSPSKESDEDNRERSQWPAESYEFSMLSALDRTKSKSSPSLEAVYKQEVKGVNKDTRPQQKKKVKSLSQAEQDRQQILEEMRKRTQLFTDNSWIRQRSATVYKEPVVMGSPIRRFESLDSLEASGFGNRPSSATSFTSSNPVRPHSALGSFGPSWGPGRYSIGGVGRSSTLPASLSSGSVTESPQDRPASVPYTLEGNPIKKTLPITQHSRPVSGRRMCSYCGHSLGKGAAMVIESLGLCFHLVCFKCLACRCDLRGPESRSQVRVRHGQLFCETCYSRLRGRPIIK; this comes from the exons ATGGAGCGCCGCGGGCAGCCGGCAGGCAGCTGCGAAGCCACCTTCGGCGAGGCTCAGCGATGGCTCGAG GAGGTGACACAGAAGCCTTTTGGGAATAATGACTTCAGGTCCGCCTTAGAAAACGGTGTTCTCTTGTGCga CCTGATCAACAAGCTTAAACCAGGGATCATCAAAAGGGTCAACAGACTGTCTACCCCTATCGCAGGATTG GACAACGTGAACGTTTTCCTGAAGGCCTGTGAGAAACTGGGATTGAACGAGGCACAGCTGTTTCACCCTGGTGACCTGCAGGACGTGTCTACCAGAGTCACTGTCCG GCGAAAAGAAACATACAGGAGGCTGAAAAAt GTTCTAATCACGATATACTGGCTGGGCAGGAAGGCTCAGGTGGACCCACTTTACTCTGGACCCCACCTGAATCTGCGGGCCTTTGAAGGCTTGTTGGGAACTACGTTATCTAAG ACTCTTGAGGACGCAGGGTGTCCACGCTCTAGTGTGAGGGACAGTGGGTACGGTGAGGCCTGGTTCGCAAATCGAGAGGACGTCTTCCCCCTCCAGCCCAGTTACAGGAGAGAGGACTCCGTTGAAAGCTTGGACTCTGTGGAGTCCCACACGTTGAGTGTGACCTCTGACATCACCCTGATCGCTGGCAGTGAAG GTTGTGGCAGTGACGCAGAAGCTGAGCAGGGCTTCAGGATGTCAGAAGTTCCTGCTCCCCTGCGCAGAAAGAGAGGGGACAACCACAGAGGCTGTGTCAGCCCCCTCACCAG ACTGCCCCTGAGGACATGTGTGGAGAAAGG GAGCAAATCCATGGGAGATATACTTGTGGATCCAGCAGACTCTCAGCATAGATACCAGACTTctgtgacccttgacctctgTCTGGAACCAGTAGCCCTTCGTGAGGTGAGACGGGAACAGCTGCGTTGCATGCACATCAGGGTGAAGGAAAGTGAGGCAAAGTGGCAAGAG GATTTGTCACGCTGGAAGAACCGCAGGCGGAGTGTAAATTTGGACTTGCACAGAaagtgggagaagagaaaacaaATGGAAGCAATAATGGGTAGGGCTGGAGAAGGTGAAGAGGTGCAGGATCACAG TGATAATGAGGCTCATGGCAAGAGTGTTTCAACCACCTGCTCctctacacacactctcacacacacgcggcaTGAGCACACTTCAGACGTCGTCCTCCATAGCAGAGCTCCGCTAGCACGCAGTAATGCGGTCGAAATAGCCAACTTTCCTGGATCTTGTCCCAGAGACCTGCACTCCTTTGAGCCACCAGACAAAGGCGAGCGGAACCAAGACGGCGCCTTGCCAGCAGAACAGGCCTCCCACTCGACCTGCAGCTCCCAGTGTGTGGACGCCATGCCTGGACTTCCAGGCTTTCCCTGGATTGATGGTACAATTGACAAAACAGTTCCTCTAACAAATGGGAACCCACAGCCTGTGTCTCTGAATAACCACAGAGTCCACTGGGTCAGACCCGTTTCAATGGACTGTTCTGACCCTCAAACTGGAAGTTCTGTGGACCATGGAGGCCCAGTTGATACCCAGACCGATTCTTTTCTACAGCCAAGCGAAGACCTGCAGCAACAAAGTCTGGCTTCTGTCATTCAACCAAGGACCCCAAACTATAAGCAAATGGGTGTTTCTCGCCTATCATCAACCCTGCCGAGGGGCTTTAGGAGGTCAGAGGGGAGTTCACGTCTCTCTACTGGGGTCACACCAAGACCGTTTGGAGCCAAATCCTCTGCAGTGTCAACTCTGAAATACTCT AAAGATGATTCTCACAGGAGTCTATTGAGTGGTCAGAAGAACAGAGCCCCAATCCCATCTTTCTTCACTCAGACCAGAAAGGTCATCACCCACACTGACCTGGAGCAACTTTCCAAGGATGCTGAAGAGGACAGAGTGGAACAAAGCAAGGGCTGGTCCTCTGTTGATTCTGGACAGTCTCCTGTTTGCAAAAGCAGAGCTTTTTTCCCATTATCTAAAGCGGCATCCCTGCCTGATAGAGGACTGGGTGGTAGAGACAGGCAG GTATGTTACagagagatgagaatcagcctCAACCAGAGACCCAACAGCAGCACAGACTTTGGCTTCGAGACCCACTGGGACTCTTCGGGGGCTTACATCACTTTTGTCCAACCAG GCAGCCCTGCAGAACTTTGCCAGCTGCAGGTGGGTTATGAGATCCTGGCAGTGAGTGGTCAGCAGGTGGCAGAGATGAGCCACGGCGAGTGGAAGGCCAGCATGGCTGATGCGATGCAGAAGGGCAGCCTCCTCATAGATGTCCGCTGCCATGGGAACAATG GTCACCCGGAGCACCACATCAGTGCAGCCTCCAAGCCAGTTGTCAACGGCCAGCCTGCCAGT AGTGTGTCCTGTGAAGCAGAGAGCCACAGTGTCAATGACGCTGCTGTGACTTTCAGCAACAATG GGGGATCAGAGTCTGCAATATCTGAT TTGCAGGTTCCCTCTATTAGTGCCTCATCCTTAAGCTGGTCCTGGGACGCTGAGGATGAGCGAAGAAGGCAGGAGAAATGGCAAAGAGAGCAAGAGCGCCTACTACAG GAGAAGTACCAGCGTGATCAACAAAGGCTAGAGGAAGAGTGGCAGCGAGCCCAACAGGAAGTGTGTGGTGGCGAGTTTGGTGTCATTAAG GACCAGATATCTGGAGAGGTAACCAATGGCAATGACTGTCCTTTCAGTCCTTCACCTTTCCAAAGTCAGACTACACCTTCCACAGTGGTGGACTCCATTCAACATATGCTGGAAGGGCCTTTAGAACCTGCAGTGGAGTCTGGCCTAAATGAAGATAGATCTCCTTCTAAAGAGTCTGATGAAGACAATAGGGAGAGGAGTCAGTG GCCAGCGGAATCATATGAATTTTCCATGCTTTCTGCTTTAGacag GACCAAGTCCAAGTCAAGTCCTTCACTTGAGGCCGTATACAAACAGGAAGTTAAAG GGGTTAACAAAGACACAAGACCGCAACAGAAGAAAAAGGTGAAGTCTCTGTCCCAGGCTGAGCAGGACCGGCAGCAGATCCTTGaggagatgaggaagaggacgCAGCTCTTTACAGACAACAGCTGGATCCGCCAGCGTAGCGCCACAGTCTACAAAGAGCCTGTTGTCATGGGGTCCCCCATCAGGAG ATTTGAATCCTTAGACAGCCTTGAGGCCAGTGGCTTTGGGAACCGGCCCTCCTCTGCCACCTCTTTCACCTCCTCGAATCCAGTTCGCCCTCACTCTGCCCTGGGCAGCTTTGGCCCATCGTGGGGTCCTGGCCGTTACAGCATTGGTGGTGTTGGGAGATCCTCTACTCTCCCTGCTTCACTCTCCTCTGGTTCTGTTACTGAGAGTCCCCAGGACCGGCCTGCTTCTGTTCCCTATACTCTGGAAGGGAATCccataaagaaaacattgcCCATTACACAGCATAGCAG GCCAGTGAGTGGCAGGAGGATGTGCTCCTATTGTGGCCACTCGCTGGGGAAAGGAGCTGCAATGGTCATTGAGTCTTTGGGACTCTGCTTTCACTTAGTCTGTTTTAAG TGTCTTGCCTGCAGATGTGACCTCAGAGGCCCAGAATCCAGGTCCCAGGTGCGAGTCCGACATGGACAGCTCTTCTGCGAGACCTGCTACAGTCGACTTCGAG GCCGACCCATCATCAAATGA
- the lmo7b gene encoding LIM domain only protein 7b isoform X2, whose translation MERRGQPAGSCEATFGEAQRWLEEVTQKPFGNNDFRSALENGVLLCDLINKLKPGIIKRVNRLSTPIAGLDNVNVFLKACEKLGLNEAQLFHPGDLQDVSTRVTVRRKETYRRLKNVLITIYWLGRKAQVDPLYSGPHLNLRAFEGLLGTTLSKTLEDAGCPRSSVRDSGYGEAWFANREDVFPLQPSYRREDSVESLDSVESHTLSVTSDITLIAGSEGCGSDAEAEQGFRMSEVPAPLRRKRGDNHRGCVSPLTRSKSMGDILVDPADSQHRYQTSVTLDLCLEPVALREVRREQLRCMHIRVKESEAKWQEDLSRWKNRRRSVNLDLHRKWEKRKQMEAIMGRAGEGEEVQDHSDNEAHGKSVSTTCSSTHTLTHTRHEHTSDVVLHSRAPLARSNAVEIANFPGSCPRDLHSFEPPDKGERNQDGALPAEQASHSTCSSQCVDAMPGLPGFPWIDGTIDKTVPLTNGNPQPVSLNNHRVHWVRPVSMDCSDPQTGSSVDHGGPVDTQTDSFLQPSEDLQQQSLASVIQPRTPNYKQMGVSRLSSTLPRGFRRSEGSSRLSTGVTPRPFGAKSSAVSTLKYSKDDSHRSLLSGQKNRAPIPSFFTQTRKVITHTDLEQLSKDAEEDRVEQSKGWSSVDSGQSPVCKSRAFFPLSKAASLPDRGLGGRDRQVCYREMRISLNQRPNSSTDFGFETHWDSSGAYITFVQPGSPAELCQLQVGYEILAVSGQQVAEMSHGEWKASMADAMQKGSLLIDVRCHGNNGHPEHHISAASKPVVNGQPASSVSCEAESHSVNDAAVTFSNNGGSESAISDLQVPSISASSLSWSWDAEDERRRQEKWQREQERLLQEKYQRDQQRLEEEWQRAQQEVCGGEFGVIKDQISGEVTNGNDCPFSPSPFQSQTTPSTVVDSIQHMLEGPLEPAVESGLNEDRSPSKESDEDNRERSQWPAESYEFSMLSALDRTKSKSSPSLEAVYKQEVKGVNKDTRPQQKKKVKSLSQAEQDRQQILEEMRKRTQLFTDNSWIRQRSATVYKEPVVMGSPIRRFESLDSLEASGFGNRPSSATSFTSSNPVRPHSALGSFGPSWGPGRYSIGGVGRSSTLPASLSSGSVTESPQDRPASVPYTLEGNPIKKTLPITQHSRPVSGRRMCSYCGHSLGKGAAMVIESLGLCFHLVCFKCLACRCDLRGPESRSQVRVRHGQLFCETCYSRLRGRPIIK comes from the exons ATGGAGCGCCGCGGGCAGCCGGCAGGCAGCTGCGAAGCCACCTTCGGCGAGGCTCAGCGATGGCTCGAG GAGGTGACACAGAAGCCTTTTGGGAATAATGACTTCAGGTCCGCCTTAGAAAACGGTGTTCTCTTGTGCga CCTGATCAACAAGCTTAAACCAGGGATCATCAAAAGGGTCAACAGACTGTCTACCCCTATCGCAGGATTG GACAACGTGAACGTTTTCCTGAAGGCCTGTGAGAAACTGGGATTGAACGAGGCACAGCTGTTTCACCCTGGTGACCTGCAGGACGTGTCTACCAGAGTCACTGTCCG GCGAAAAGAAACATACAGGAGGCTGAAAAAt GTTCTAATCACGATATACTGGCTGGGCAGGAAGGCTCAGGTGGACCCACTTTACTCTGGACCCCACCTGAATCTGCGGGCCTTTGAAGGCTTGTTGGGAACTACGTTATCTAAG ACTCTTGAGGACGCAGGGTGTCCACGCTCTAGTGTGAGGGACAGTGGGTACGGTGAGGCCTGGTTCGCAAATCGAGAGGACGTCTTCCCCCTCCAGCCCAGTTACAGGAGAGAGGACTCCGTTGAAAGCTTGGACTCTGTGGAGTCCCACACGTTGAGTGTGACCTCTGACATCACCCTGATCGCTGGCAGTGAAG GTTGTGGCAGTGACGCAGAAGCTGAGCAGGGCTTCAGGATGTCAGAAGTTCCTGCTCCCCTGCGCAGAAAGAGAGGGGACAACCACAGAGGCTGTGTCAGCCCCCTCACCAG GAGCAAATCCATGGGAGATATACTTGTGGATCCAGCAGACTCTCAGCATAGATACCAGACTTctgtgacccttgacctctgTCTGGAACCAGTAGCCCTTCGTGAGGTGAGACGGGAACAGCTGCGTTGCATGCACATCAGGGTGAAGGAAAGTGAGGCAAAGTGGCAAGAG GATTTGTCACGCTGGAAGAACCGCAGGCGGAGTGTAAATTTGGACTTGCACAGAaagtgggagaagagaaaacaaATGGAAGCAATAATGGGTAGGGCTGGAGAAGGTGAAGAGGTGCAGGATCACAG TGATAATGAGGCTCATGGCAAGAGTGTTTCAACCACCTGCTCctctacacacactctcacacacacgcggcaTGAGCACACTTCAGACGTCGTCCTCCATAGCAGAGCTCCGCTAGCACGCAGTAATGCGGTCGAAATAGCCAACTTTCCTGGATCTTGTCCCAGAGACCTGCACTCCTTTGAGCCACCAGACAAAGGCGAGCGGAACCAAGACGGCGCCTTGCCAGCAGAACAGGCCTCCCACTCGACCTGCAGCTCCCAGTGTGTGGACGCCATGCCTGGACTTCCAGGCTTTCCCTGGATTGATGGTACAATTGACAAAACAGTTCCTCTAACAAATGGGAACCCACAGCCTGTGTCTCTGAATAACCACAGAGTCCACTGGGTCAGACCCGTTTCAATGGACTGTTCTGACCCTCAAACTGGAAGTTCTGTGGACCATGGAGGCCCAGTTGATACCCAGACCGATTCTTTTCTACAGCCAAGCGAAGACCTGCAGCAACAAAGTCTGGCTTCTGTCATTCAACCAAGGACCCCAAACTATAAGCAAATGGGTGTTTCTCGCCTATCATCAACCCTGCCGAGGGGCTTTAGGAGGTCAGAGGGGAGTTCACGTCTCTCTACTGGGGTCACACCAAGACCGTTTGGAGCCAAATCCTCTGCAGTGTCAACTCTGAAATACTCT AAAGATGATTCTCACAGGAGTCTATTGAGTGGTCAGAAGAACAGAGCCCCAATCCCATCTTTCTTCACTCAGACCAGAAAGGTCATCACCCACACTGACCTGGAGCAACTTTCCAAGGATGCTGAAGAGGACAGAGTGGAACAAAGCAAGGGCTGGTCCTCTGTTGATTCTGGACAGTCTCCTGTTTGCAAAAGCAGAGCTTTTTTCCCATTATCTAAAGCGGCATCCCTGCCTGATAGAGGACTGGGTGGTAGAGACAGGCAG GTATGTTACagagagatgagaatcagcctCAACCAGAGACCCAACAGCAGCACAGACTTTGGCTTCGAGACCCACTGGGACTCTTCGGGGGCTTACATCACTTTTGTCCAACCAG GCAGCCCTGCAGAACTTTGCCAGCTGCAGGTGGGTTATGAGATCCTGGCAGTGAGTGGTCAGCAGGTGGCAGAGATGAGCCACGGCGAGTGGAAGGCCAGCATGGCTGATGCGATGCAGAAGGGCAGCCTCCTCATAGATGTCCGCTGCCATGGGAACAATG GTCACCCGGAGCACCACATCAGTGCAGCCTCCAAGCCAGTTGTCAACGGCCAGCCTGCCAGT AGTGTGTCCTGTGAAGCAGAGAGCCACAGTGTCAATGACGCTGCTGTGACTTTCAGCAACAATG GGGGATCAGAGTCTGCAATATCTGAT TTGCAGGTTCCCTCTATTAGTGCCTCATCCTTAAGCTGGTCCTGGGACGCTGAGGATGAGCGAAGAAGGCAGGAGAAATGGCAAAGAGAGCAAGAGCGCCTACTACAG GAGAAGTACCAGCGTGATCAACAAAGGCTAGAGGAAGAGTGGCAGCGAGCCCAACAGGAAGTGTGTGGTGGCGAGTTTGGTGTCATTAAG GACCAGATATCTGGAGAGGTAACCAATGGCAATGACTGTCCTTTCAGTCCTTCACCTTTCCAAAGTCAGACTACACCTTCCACAGTGGTGGACTCCATTCAACATATGCTGGAAGGGCCTTTAGAACCTGCAGTGGAGTCTGGCCTAAATGAAGATAGATCTCCTTCTAAAGAGTCTGATGAAGACAATAGGGAGAGGAGTCAGTG GCCAGCGGAATCATATGAATTTTCCATGCTTTCTGCTTTAGacag GACCAAGTCCAAGTCAAGTCCTTCACTTGAGGCCGTATACAAACAGGAAGTTAAAG GGGTTAACAAAGACACAAGACCGCAACAGAAGAAAAAGGTGAAGTCTCTGTCCCAGGCTGAGCAGGACCGGCAGCAGATCCTTGaggagatgaggaagaggacgCAGCTCTTTACAGACAACAGCTGGATCCGCCAGCGTAGCGCCACAGTCTACAAAGAGCCTGTTGTCATGGGGTCCCCCATCAGGAG ATTTGAATCCTTAGACAGCCTTGAGGCCAGTGGCTTTGGGAACCGGCCCTCCTCTGCCACCTCTTTCACCTCCTCGAATCCAGTTCGCCCTCACTCTGCCCTGGGCAGCTTTGGCCCATCGTGGGGTCCTGGCCGTTACAGCATTGGTGGTGTTGGGAGATCCTCTACTCTCCCTGCTTCACTCTCCTCTGGTTCTGTTACTGAGAGTCCCCAGGACCGGCCTGCTTCTGTTCCCTATACTCTGGAAGGGAATCccataaagaaaacattgcCCATTACACAGCATAGCAG GCCAGTGAGTGGCAGGAGGATGTGCTCCTATTGTGGCCACTCGCTGGGGAAAGGAGCTGCAATGGTCATTGAGTCTTTGGGACTCTGCTTTCACTTAGTCTGTTTTAAG TGTCTTGCCTGCAGATGTGACCTCAGAGGCCCAGAATCCAGGTCCCAGGTGCGAGTCCGACATGGACAGCTCTTCTGCGAGACCTGCTACAGTCGACTTCGAG GCCGACCCATCATCAAATGA
- the lmo7b gene encoding LIM domain only protein 7b isoform X3 translates to MERRGQPAGSCEATFGEAQRWLEEVTQKPFGNNDFRSALENGVLLCDLINKLKPGIIKRVNRLSTPIAGLDNVNVFLKACEKLGLNEAQLFHPGDLQDVSTRVTVRRKETYRRLKNVLITIYWLGRKAQVDPLYSGPHLNLRAFEGLLGTTLSKTLEDAGCPRSSVRDSGYGEAWFANREDVFPLQPSYRREDSVESLDSVESHTLSVTSDITLIAGSEGCGSDAEAEQGFRMSEVPAPLRRKRGDNHRGCVSPLTRLPLRTCVEKGSKSMGDILVDPADSQHRYQTSVTLDLCLEPVALREVRREQLRCMHIRVKESEAKWQEDLSRWKNRRRSVNLDLHRKWEKRKQMEAIMGRAGEGEEVQDHSDNEAHGKSVSTTCSSTHTLTHTRHEHTSDVVLHSRAPLARSNAVEIANFPGSCPRDLHSFEPPDKGERNQDGALPAEQASHSTCSSQCVDAMPGLPGFPWIDGTIDKTVPLTNGNPQPVSLNNHRVHWVRPVSMDCSDPQTGSSVDHGGPVDTQTDSFLQPSEDLQQQSLASVIQPRTPNYKQMGVSRLSSTLPRGFRRSEGSSRLSTGVTPRPFGAKSSAVSTLKYSKDDSHRSLLSGQKNRAPIPSFFTQTRKVITHTDLEQLSKDAEEDRVEQSKGWSSVDSGQSPVCKSRAFFPLSKAASLPDRGLGGRDRQVCYREMRISLNQRPNSSTDFGFETHWDSSGAYITFVQPGSPAELCQLQVGYEILAVSGQQVAEMSHGEWKASMADAMQKGSLLIDVRCHGNNGHPEHHISAASKPVVNGQPASSVSCEAESHSVNDAAVTFSNNGGSESAISDLQVPSISASSLSWSWDAEDERRRQEKWQREQERLLQEKYQRDQQRLEEEWQRAQQEVCGGEFGVIKDQISGEVTNGNDCPFSPSPFQSQTTPSTVVDSIQHMLEGPLEPAVESGLNEDRSPSKESDEDNRERSQWPAESYEFSMLSALDRTKSKSSPSLEAVYKQEVKGVNKDTRPQQKKKVKSLSQAEQDRQQILEEMRKRTQLFTDNSWIRQRSATVYKEPVVMGSPIRRFESLDSLEASGFGNRPSSATSFTSSNPVRPHSALGSFGPSWGPGRYSIGGVGRSSTLPASLSSGSVTESPQDRPASVPYTLEGNPIKKTLPITQHSSVLPADVTSEAQNPGPRCESDMDSSSARPATVDFEADPSSNEQNQLQLLEEEAAPDMALTTTLAAQ, encoded by the exons ATGGAGCGCCGCGGGCAGCCGGCAGGCAGCTGCGAAGCCACCTTCGGCGAGGCTCAGCGATGGCTCGAG GAGGTGACACAGAAGCCTTTTGGGAATAATGACTTCAGGTCCGCCTTAGAAAACGGTGTTCTCTTGTGCga CCTGATCAACAAGCTTAAACCAGGGATCATCAAAAGGGTCAACAGACTGTCTACCCCTATCGCAGGATTG GACAACGTGAACGTTTTCCTGAAGGCCTGTGAGAAACTGGGATTGAACGAGGCACAGCTGTTTCACCCTGGTGACCTGCAGGACGTGTCTACCAGAGTCACTGTCCG GCGAAAAGAAACATACAGGAGGCTGAAAAAt GTTCTAATCACGATATACTGGCTGGGCAGGAAGGCTCAGGTGGACCCACTTTACTCTGGACCCCACCTGAATCTGCGGGCCTTTGAAGGCTTGTTGGGAACTACGTTATCTAAG ACTCTTGAGGACGCAGGGTGTCCACGCTCTAGTGTGAGGGACAGTGGGTACGGTGAGGCCTGGTTCGCAAATCGAGAGGACGTCTTCCCCCTCCAGCCCAGTTACAGGAGAGAGGACTCCGTTGAAAGCTTGGACTCTGTGGAGTCCCACACGTTGAGTGTGACCTCTGACATCACCCTGATCGCTGGCAGTGAAG GTTGTGGCAGTGACGCAGAAGCTGAGCAGGGCTTCAGGATGTCAGAAGTTCCTGCTCCCCTGCGCAGAAAGAGAGGGGACAACCACAGAGGCTGTGTCAGCCCCCTCACCAG ACTGCCCCTGAGGACATGTGTGGAGAAAGG GAGCAAATCCATGGGAGATATACTTGTGGATCCAGCAGACTCTCAGCATAGATACCAGACTTctgtgacccttgacctctgTCTGGAACCAGTAGCCCTTCGTGAGGTGAGACGGGAACAGCTGCGTTGCATGCACATCAGGGTGAAGGAAAGTGAGGCAAAGTGGCAAGAG GATTTGTCACGCTGGAAGAACCGCAGGCGGAGTGTAAATTTGGACTTGCACAGAaagtgggagaagagaaaacaaATGGAAGCAATAATGGGTAGGGCTGGAGAAGGTGAAGAGGTGCAGGATCACAG TGATAATGAGGCTCATGGCAAGAGTGTTTCAACCACCTGCTCctctacacacactctcacacacacgcggcaTGAGCACACTTCAGACGTCGTCCTCCATAGCAGAGCTCCGCTAGCACGCAGTAATGCGGTCGAAATAGCCAACTTTCCTGGATCTTGTCCCAGAGACCTGCACTCCTTTGAGCCACCAGACAAAGGCGAGCGGAACCAAGACGGCGCCTTGCCAGCAGAACAGGCCTCCCACTCGACCTGCAGCTCCCAGTGTGTGGACGCCATGCCTGGACTTCCAGGCTTTCCCTGGATTGATGGTACAATTGACAAAACAGTTCCTCTAACAAATGGGAACCCACAGCCTGTGTCTCTGAATAACCACAGAGTCCACTGGGTCAGACCCGTTTCAATGGACTGTTCTGACCCTCAAACTGGAAGTTCTGTGGACCATGGAGGCCCAGTTGATACCCAGACCGATTCTTTTCTACAGCCAAGCGAAGACCTGCAGCAACAAAGTCTGGCTTCTGTCATTCAACCAAGGACCCCAAACTATAAGCAAATGGGTGTTTCTCGCCTATCATCAACCCTGCCGAGGGGCTTTAGGAGGTCAGAGGGGAGTTCACGTCTCTCTACTGGGGTCACACCAAGACCGTTTGGAGCCAAATCCTCTGCAGTGTCAACTCTGAAATACTCT AAAGATGATTCTCACAGGAGTCTATTGAGTGGTCAGAAGAACAGAGCCCCAATCCCATCTTTCTTCACTCAGACCAGAAAGGTCATCACCCACACTGACCTGGAGCAACTTTCCAAGGATGCTGAAGAGGACAGAGTGGAACAAAGCAAGGGCTGGTCCTCTGTTGATTCTGGACAGTCTCCTGTTTGCAAAAGCAGAGCTTTTTTCCCATTATCTAAAGCGGCATCCCTGCCTGATAGAGGACTGGGTGGTAGAGACAGGCAG GTATGTTACagagagatgagaatcagcctCAACCAGAGACCCAACAGCAGCACAGACTTTGGCTTCGAGACCCACTGGGACTCTTCGGGGGCTTACATCACTTTTGTCCAACCAG GCAGCCCTGCAGAACTTTGCCAGCTGCAGGTGGGTTATGAGATCCTGGCAGTGAGTGGTCAGCAGGTGGCAGAGATGAGCCACGGCGAGTGGAAGGCCAGCATGGCTGATGCGATGCAGAAGGGCAGCCTCCTCATAGATGTCCGCTGCCATGGGAACAATG GTCACCCGGAGCACCACATCAGTGCAGCCTCCAAGCCAGTTGTCAACGGCCAGCCTGCCAGT AGTGTGTCCTGTGAAGCAGAGAGCCACAGTGTCAATGACGCTGCTGTGACTTTCAGCAACAATG GGGGATCAGAGTCTGCAATATCTGAT TTGCAGGTTCCCTCTATTAGTGCCTCATCCTTAAGCTGGTCCTGGGACGCTGAGGATGAGCGAAGAAGGCAGGAGAAATGGCAAAGAGAGCAAGAGCGCCTACTACAG GAGAAGTACCAGCGTGATCAACAAAGGCTAGAGGAAGAGTGGCAGCGAGCCCAACAGGAAGTGTGTGGTGGCGAGTTTGGTGTCATTAAG GACCAGATATCTGGAGAGGTAACCAATGGCAATGACTGTCCTTTCAGTCCTTCACCTTTCCAAAGTCAGACTACACCTTCCACAGTGGTGGACTCCATTCAACATATGCTGGAAGGGCCTTTAGAACCTGCAGTGGAGTCTGGCCTAAATGAAGATAGATCTCCTTCTAAAGAGTCTGATGAAGACAATAGGGAGAGGAGTCAGTG GCCAGCGGAATCATATGAATTTTCCATGCTTTCTGCTTTAGacag GACCAAGTCCAAGTCAAGTCCTTCACTTGAGGCCGTATACAAACAGGAAGTTAAAG GGGTTAACAAAGACACAAGACCGCAACAGAAGAAAAAGGTGAAGTCTCTGTCCCAGGCTGAGCAGGACCGGCAGCAGATCCTTGaggagatgaggaagaggacgCAGCTCTTTACAGACAACAGCTGGATCCGCCAGCGTAGCGCCACAGTCTACAAAGAGCCTGTTGTCATGGGGTCCCCCATCAGGAG ATTTGAATCCTTAGACAGCCTTGAGGCCAGTGGCTTTGGGAACCGGCCCTCCTCTGCCACCTCTTTCACCTCCTCGAATCCAGTTCGCCCTCACTCTGCCCTGGGCAGCTTTGGCCCATCGTGGGGTCCTGGCCGTTACAGCATTGGTGGTGTTGGGAGATCCTCTACTCTCCCTGCTTCACTCTCCTCTGGTTCTGTTACTGAGAGTCCCCAGGACCGGCCTGCTTCTGTTCCCTATACTCTGGAAGGGAATCccataaagaaaacattgcCCATTACACAGCATAGCAG TGTCTTGCCTGCAGATGTGACCTCAGAGGCCCAGAATCCAGGTCCCAGGTGCGAGTCCGACATGGACAGCTCTTCTGCGAGACCTGCTACAGTCGACTTCGAG GCCGACCCATCATCAAATGAACAGAATCAACTGCAGCTGCTGGAAGAGGAAGCTGCTCCTGACATGGCCTTGACCACCACACTAGCAGCacaatag